Proteins from one Cicer arietinum cultivar CDC Frontier isolate Library 1 chromosome 3, Cicar.CDCFrontier_v2.0, whole genome shotgun sequence genomic window:
- the LOC101493494 gene encoding cell division control protein 48 homolog B translates to MCGEMESCISSSNGQRTAEDIIGGNAKAIQTLREFITYPHLFSTEAKKLGLKWPRGLLLYGPPGTGKTSLVEAVVKIECGANLTIISPHSVLSAKAGESERNLREAFSEASSHVALGKSSVIFIDEIDALCPRRDSKREQDVRVASQLFTLMDSNKPTSSTPGVVVVASTNSVDAIDPALRRYGRFDAEIEVTVPNEKERLQILELYTRRIPRDSCDLESIAASCNGYVGADLMALCREAIESAVERSSNANKDVSNSSLTMEDWKKARSLVKPSITRGITVDIPKVTWKDIGGLKDLKKKLEQAVEWPMKHAATFSRLGITPVRGILLHGPPGCSKTTLAKAAANAANVPFFSLSGAELFSMYVGEGEGLLRNTFRKARLAGKSIIFFDEADVVAGKRGDGSSGGAVVGERLLSTLLTEMDGLEEAKGVLVLAATNRPYAIDAALMRPGRFDLVLYVPPPDLEGRFEILNVHTSKMNLGSDVDLRRLAEDTELFTGAELKGLCNEAGIVALRENIHASVVCDRHFQIVKNSLKPALTTEEIDSYSSFMRTSSRKP, encoded by the exons ATGTGTGGAGAGATGGAAAGCTGCATTAGCAGCAGCAACGGTCAACGAACAGCTGAGGATATCATTGGTGGAAACGCCAAAGCTATTCAAACCCTCAGAGAGTTTATCACATACCCTCATCTCTTCTCTACTGAAGCAAAGAAGCTTGGCCTTAAA TGGCCAAGAGGGTTATTGCTGTATGGTCCACCAGGCACTGGAaag ACCAGTTTGGTAGAGGCAGTTGTTAAGATCGAATGTGGGGCAAATTTGACAATTATCAG CCCACACAGTGTTCTTAGCGCAAAAGCTGGTGAAAGTGAGAGAAATCTCCGTGAGGCCTTTTCAGAGGCATCATCTCATGTAGCCTTGGGCAAGTCTTCAGTTATCTTCATAGACGAAATAGATGCACTTTGTCCTCGTCGAGATTCCAA AAGAGAGCAAGATGTCCGAGTTGCTTCCCAACTTTTTACTTTGATGGACTCAAACAAACCAACCTCTTCTACACCAGGTGTTGTTGTGGTTGCCTCGACTAACAG TGTGGATGCAATTGACCCTGCCCTAAGACGGTATGGACGTTTTGATGCTGAAATTGAAGTCACGGTCCCAAATGAAAAGGAGCGTCTTCAAATTCTAGAG CTGTATACAAGGAGGATTCCTCGGGATTCATGCGACTTAGAATCCATTGCTGCATCATGCAATGGATATGTCGGAGCTGATTTAATGGCATTGTGTCGTGAAGCTATCGAATCTGCAGTCGAAAGGTCCTCCAATGCCAATAAAGATGTTAGTAATTCCAGTTTAACAATGGAAGATTGGAAGAAAGCAAGGTCCCTTGTTAAACCAAGTATAACAAGAGGCATCACTGTGGATATTCCCAAAGTGACTTGGAAAGACATTGGGGGATTGAAAGACTTGAAG AAAAAGCTCGAGCAAGCCGTTGAGTGGCCTATGAAGCATGCTGCCACATTTTCAAGATTGGGAATAACCCCTGTTCGTGGAATTCTTCTCCATGGGCCTCCAGGATGTTCCAAAACTACTCTTGCTAAGGCTGCTGCAAATGCTGCTAATGTCCCTTTCTTTTCCTTGAG TGGTGCAGAATTATTTTCAATGTATGTCGGAGAGGGAGAAGGTTTGCTTCGTAATACATTTCGCAAAGCACGGCTTGCGggaaaaagtataatattttttgatgaGGCTGATGTAGTAGCTGGCAAACG GGGTGATGGTTCGAGCGGTGGTGCTGTAGTGGGAGAAAGACTTTTATCCACTCTGCTTACTGAGATGGATGGCTTAGAAGAAGCTAAA GGAGTCCTTGTTTTGGCAGCTACAAATCGCCCTTATGCAATCGACGCTGCACTTATGCGTCCCGGACGATTTGATTTG GTTTTGTATGTGCCGCCACCTGATTTGGAGGGTCGATTTGAGATACTTAATGTACACACAAGTAAGATGAACTTAGGGAGTGATGTTGATCTCAGAAGATTAGCAGAAGACACTGAGCTCTTCACAGGCGCCGAACTAAAGGGATTATGTAATGAAGCTGGAATAGTAGCTCTGAGAGAAAACATTCATGCTAGTGTTGTTTGTGACCGCCATTTCCAGATTGTAAAGAATTCTTTAAAACCAGCATTAACAACAGAAGAAATTGATTCATACTCATCTTTTATGAGGACATCGTCTCGAAAACCATAA